CATAGGATTTTCATATCCTACGGCAACTGTTCAGTCTTAGTTTGCATTAAGATATGATTCTCACTTGATCATACGTCTATATCTATGTATAAATATCATACATGCACTTATCGTGTTGTTCATTGATTTATTTCAGAGAAGAAGGGACAAAATTAATGAAAGAATGAAGACATTACAGAAGTTGGTCCCAAATTCCAGCAAGGTATGAAAGCTTAGACTATTTTTTTCACGACTAAAGCGTTGACTATTAAACTCAATTAATTAGTATATCATATTTgaacataaaatagaaaaagagagaaaaatatcaTGGCAAATTATAAGGAGTTGAATCATTTTGTCGGTGCGTTATATTTTACCTCTAACACTTCAGTTTAATCCTAGACCTCTCTAGTAGTAGTACATtgaataagaaattaatttcGAAATATTCAAAAATTCATGTGTACTAATTTAGTTTATTGATTGCAGACTGACAAAGCCTCAATGTTGGATGAAGTTATAGATTACATGAAACAATTACAAGCACAAGTGAATATGATAAGTAGGATGACCATGCCATCTATGATGATGCCATTATCGATGCTTCAAATGTCTATGATGACTCCATCCATGGGCATGGCCATGCCTATGCCCATGCCCATGCATAGGATGGGAGTTATCGACATCGGTCGCGCCATTGGAATGCCGCCCATGATGCCATCCGCCGCGGCATTCATGTCGATGCCGCCGTGGGACATCCAACCTCCGGCGCCCACGCCGGATTTCTTGTCCAACTACTTTGCTACTCAATCTCAAGTaagaatatgaaataaaaccaaaatttattagtaaaatttaaccttgaaattatttttcatttaataaattGTGATTGCAGCCAATTATGACGATCGACGGTTACACCAGATTGGCAGCTTTGTATGAACAGTTTCAACAAAGGATTggctttaaaaaataaaaatatggaaGATAATAGAGTGATAGTACTATATAGATGGAACTCTTTCCTTATGGTGTGCTTCATGTTGAAACCATGTTTGTTCCAACTTTAACTTGATTGTTGTGTGATGGATTGAGTAGGATCTTTTCATTCGGATTCTAATATGTGTAGTTTATGTGAGTTATGGTTGAAAATAaagtgcacgtgctcgtgctcgtatTGCTCGCAAAATAACACACCAGTTGTTGGTATTGACTAATACTATGAATAGTTTACTGTGAACAATCTAAAAAATACtacttatatttatttatttttctaaacaACATTCTCTAgctttaattttaaatttaaattgtcGTTGAACCAATCTCAAGCGACATGTTATATAATTGATAGATTTATGTAGGATAAGACGTTTGGGTCTCTATTTATCGAAACAATCTACTATATgcaatttaataaaaatccttATGATATAAGTGGGCCAATTAAGATAGTACAGGGAGTACAAATACAATTGTAAGTTTTGTGCTTGCTTATAACAAGACATAAAGATAGTCCAAAATTTGAGAAACTTTATCTTTTGCCGAGTATAATGCTTTGGCCCAAAAAGCATGGATAAGCCATCAATTGgccataaattaaaaaaatcttaaTTTTTCTTACCAACTCCTCTTCTGCACTAACATTTTCTGTCCCACAAATCTAAACTAATAATAGGCTCATAATCACAACTcacattaaaaatatttataaaaaatacccCCTCTGTTACATAACATAACAGTGaagttatttttgtcatttcagtATATTTCATAGTTGTGAAATAACATTTATTTTAACTTACTTTACTCAATCTTATTTTAGTATGTATTCATCTCCTTATCTTTTCCATTTACTACtctattctttatttatttaaataacttaaaattttttaaatgacATGCCAAAAAAGTAACGCGTCAACTGCTATAGAATGCAGCGAGTAGTACATATATTAGAGTTATtgagagcacccgcaacgcgtgccgttgcggtgccttatttcgttccggaggaacggaaccgcggcggcacgcgttgcagccgcccgtgtcgtcgccattccgtgccggtgcCGTGTCTGGTGCCGTtcccgcgagacgcggcacgacacgttccgccacgcgccgaggcgacgtggcggcctcccattcgacgcgtgacgcccactcgctgccccgcgagtgggagTCGTCACGGTGACAcaataattcgattttttttaaaaaaaatccgaatttaataaatttttttttttttaggattttaattgtgtgctttttatttttttaagtttgggcaaactttggcggatgaaattattaaaattgtgtacttttatttttttaggattttaattgtgtgctttttatttttttaagtttaagttgtaactttgttttaatgttgtgtgttttttaataaagtgcgtttgtttttttattaaagtgtgtttgttttaattgaattgagttggaaataaaaataaaaaatgaaattgaatgaatattaatttaaagaacggttaaggaacggttaaggaacggagggttgcacgttccgttccttagtttagttaaggaatggagtaaaaaagtacagtgggcccCTAAATaatagtttaaggaacggtataggaacagcgatATGGATGTCCTGATGTCCCAAAATTCAATAAACTCCTCAATTTCCTCAGCAACCGAGAGCAAACAAGAACTCAGCTTTCACACACGCAATTTCATGTAGCGTGTGTAAGCTGCTGCTTTGCAAACTTCGTCAATTTCAGGCTTTGAGCTGATTGACCGGCGATGCGTTTCAGTTTTGGCGGCGCCCATAGCCTAACCCATGAAATCGCCATCCTCACCTCAAGTAGCCCCAATCTTGAACCCTAATTCCAGCCCCAATAAGAATATGCACGACCCGGATGAGGCATTGAAGCACGCTCTCCTCAAATCGCGCCCGTGCCCCTTTTCTCAATCCGGGTCAACATCTCCTTACTCCGAGTCCGAACCCGAATCCGACGCTTCAAACCATAACCCTCTTCCCGCCGCCACCTCTCTGCTGTCCGATGAGCTGCTGCTGAAAGTGCTGGATAAAATTCACGACAGGAAGCAGCATATCACGAATTCTTTGGTTTGCAGGAGGTGGTGTGTGCTTTCCGGGAAGCTGGTTAAGTCAATTAAGTTAATTGATAGGGAGTTCTTGGAGTCAGGTAGGTTGAGCTTCCGCTTCCCTAATTTAGAAGATGTTAATTTAGTTCCGGCTTGCATCAAATCTGCGAGAAATTCTGGCATTTTGTTGAGTAATAAATTGATTGAGGTTCGTTTGAGTTCGGGGATGGTTGAGAATGGTGAAGGTCTGTTTGTCAGGAAAGGGGATGTTTTTGAGTCGAAGGAAATTGATATCGGGGTGGCGATATTAGCTGAAGGGTGCAAGAATTTGACGAGGGTAGTGCTGATGAATGTTAGTGAAGAAGGGCTGAGTTGCTTGGCGAAGGAATGTGAGCTGTTGCAAGAGATGGAGTTGCATAATTGTGGCGATTTCGCGTTGAGGGGGATTTATAATTGCAAGAATTTGCAGATTTTGAAACTGAATGGGAATGTAAATGGGGTTTATGATTCTGTGGTTTCTGATATTGGACTGACTATACTGGCACAGGGTTGCAGCCGGTTAGTGAAGCTCGAATTGGTGGGATGTGAGGGGAGTTATGATGGTATTAAGGCAATAGGGCAGTGTTGCCAGATGTTGGAGGAATTAACTATATGTGATCATAGGATGGAAGGTGGGTGGTTGTCAGCCTTGTCGTACTGTAGGAACTTGAAGAGTTTGAGTTTCCAGTCGTGCAAGAAAATTGATGAGAATCCCGGACTGGATGAGCATTTGGGATCATGTATGATTCTTGAGGAGTTGCATTTGAGGAAGTGTCACATGCAAGACAACCAGGGTGTGAAGGCGTTGTTTGTAGTGTGTCGGAGTATTAGAGAGCTGGTTCTTGAGGACTGCTGGGGATTGGACGACAGTGTCTTTGCTGCTGCCACTATTTTTAGGTATATGCATAACTCTTGCTTCTCTTATCTACAACTTAATTATGTTATCCTAAGATTGAGTATGCTTGTTATGACATTACTATCGTCAAATATTTTGTCTTGCACACTGCTATAGAAAAAATAAGTAGAATTCAATATCTgccaatgttatcaatctcgtatggcggcttatggcggttcgcctaaaaaccgccacagggatatggcgtattagtatggcggatataGCGGTCAATaattagataaataaaataatacttatatatttatatataattcaaaaattagaaaataataaaaatataacatctaaaactattaaaacaattaaaaaagcataaaatacaactctaacctccatgtttcttgcataatgccccattcctaaatgcagtacacacgcaatgttgtcaaatggcagatatggcggtgctatggcagcgccATGGTACTATGGCGTTTCCATCACCGAACGCCATGCGATAGCGCCATGGAACCGCCATATctgctatttgataacattgataTCTGCTTATGTTGAAAGAAACAGAAAGGTTATGCAATCTTGCTAAGCTGCTTATATTTTCTGAATGTCTAGTTGGGTTAATTGAAATTTTTACTAGTATGAAATATGGAGTGCATGTTTTTTGTGACATTTATCGCAACCAGTGTTGTCAAAAACGCGCCCGGGGCGCGGGTCGCCATGATCGAGCCCGGcttcgccccaacatgggtgagcCGAGCGAGATACGTGGGGCGCCGTCGGGGCGCGCTCTGGGCGGTCGGGGCGACTGGAGCGAGAGACGGATCTGGGGCTTACCTGTTGCCGTCCGCCCTGGTTCGCCGGTTGGCTGCAATTTTTTTGCTTTTACAGAGAAAAAAGAAGAGGGATGGGAGgggaggggagagagagagatagatagtgACTACATTGGGAAATGAAATTACTTTGTACTCCATcaattattgtttatttctattGTTACCCCATcaattattgtttatttctattgttattatttgtataagtaacatatttttattaattccttatatttataatttaattttaggttTATATAAAGCTAATTTAGTAATCTTTAGAACATTACAATCTCTATTTATGGAGCTTTTCATTTTACctagttttattttatgaattaaatgaagagaaataaaataataattatatgtttatttgataatttgttttatgaattaaatgaagagatttaaaataacaattatgtttatttaaatgaagagaaataaaataataatttattattttttccaatctttcatctttttccaaaatgactctattataaaatccattaattaaatattataataagtaAATTGATTATAATTCCTCCAATAATTCTTTTCTACCCAATGTCAAaattgaactttaaaaatattttttacctgctatgtaaatatactatttatattatagtgaattatctttaatcattattattactaatatataaataataaataattttgcgccccgattcgtgggtcCCTCGCCCCGTCGCCCCATCGCCCTGCGACCCGGGGTCCAGCCTCATCGCCCCGGACcgacccgcgaccctaacaacactgatcGCAACATTAAGCTTCAACAAAAATTTTTCATTTGATATTCCACTGAGTTAAACGTGATATCCTCCCGTTTTTCAAAATCGGAAAGTCCTTATCCTTGTAGCACATCATAAGAAATTACTATTTATCTAGTAAAACCTCCTAAAACTTAACCCGTGTACTAAAGCATCACTGCCTGACTTGCTTCGACTAAAAATATGATTGATACAAATTAGCAATTAGTGCCATCTTCTGCAAAATCATAGCCATCTTTTGCCATATCCTTGCTGGCTACTCGTGCATATGTAAATAGTTTGGTAAATTGTGGATTTGTCTCGGCCATCTAATAAAAAACATTTGCTGTGAGCCAGTGGCTGCATAATTGATTTTGCAATACTGAAGTTGAGTTGAACATTGCGATAAACCAAGTAAAAAATGAGGACGGTGGAAATTTTGCGCTAACTGCATATTTTGTTGATGGAGAGTTATCTTCAGGAAGATATTTTGTGGGAAAAAAAACTCTTTGCTTTAACAGTTAGTAATTGACTGAAATACGAATGGTTGACACATTCTCATTCTAATTTCTAACAGCAGGAGCATAAGATCTCTCTCACTGAAAGGATGCTCGATACTGACAACACAAGGACTAGAATCAGTACTCCTTTCTTGGAAGGAGCTTGATAGGCTTAGAGTAGTTTCTTGTAACAATATTAAAGACAGTGAAATAACTGCAGAACTAGCGACCTTATTTTCCCTTCTCAAAGAGCTAAAGTGGCAGCCGGATTCCCGGTCAATGCTATCTGCTAGCCTTGCTGGTACAGGTATTGGACAGAAAGGCAGTAGATCTCTCAGGTGGAACTAACGATCTAAGCCACGATACCACGCACATGTGCTTGTATCCATTTTGTTTGAGTGTATTGGATACAACCTTTTCCAGGTGAAGCCAACAATTTTTGGTTGGGTGCTTGATGAAGATAAAAGTACATTGAACCCAATGAAGTTTTCTGGTGAGCCGACTTTCTCTCTGTAAACTTGCTTAGCCTCTTTAATCATATACAGTTTCTACCCTTTATGGTGTATTTTCCCACTGATAATAGTGTAGAACAGTTAGGAGTTTAGAAGCTGGAGTTTTTAGTGATGACTTTAGATGCAGACATAAATTTTAGAAGATAGTCCGTGAAATCAGTTATGGTGGCAGAGCTTCTTGTATTTGTTATACAATAATTTGCTAATTCAAGctgtatgaattttcatataaatGAACGATTTTTTTGTTCCCAAAATGTGGTTCTTGATTCCATGTGTTTTTATTAGAGAGTGTTTCTTGCTAATCTTGATCGCTGTGTTTCATTGCATCCTCGAACGACTGTGGAaactcttcttcttcataaagtGTAGCTTCGAATGCCCTAGCCATTTCGGTAAGGTGTCCATGGGTAAGATTTGCAATAGAGTATCTAGATTTCCGCCCTTTCCATGCCTGTCGTACTCCTGTGAGGTAATCTGCCATGCCCCGTCTCTTGTTCTGTAGGTGGCTCTTCTGTATCACTTATATTTTCTCTGTCACTGTTAGCAGTTTCAGGTAGGATACCAATATTGGGATCAGAAGTTGTTACCTCAGGAATCAAAGACTGGTCAGATAGCTCGGCAGTGTCCTGAGGCGACATGATCTGTTCATGGGAATTTGGCTGCCTGGTAGTATTACTCACTTCCGCTGTTGGACTGACATCTATGACGGGATTTTGGGCATTTTCCCTTGGATTTTTCTCCCttggaatggtttctccccatAGGGGTAGCCAATTTAGTGCGTCACTATTTGAACTACTCgtctcactctccccctgaccactagattggctatagaaaTATTCACTTTCAATAAAATCACAGTTCATAGTGACATACATGCGATCTGTTGACGGGTCATAATATCTATACCCTTTTTGACTTTTCCCGTACCCCAAGAAGACACATTTGACTGCACATGGTGAGAATTTATCACGGTCATGTTTGGGTATGTGAGCAAAGACAGTGCAACCAAAAACTTTGGGTTCAAGATTGAGAGAAGAGGGAATTGAGTGTTGTGAAGAGAATATCTCTAAAGGGGTCTTGAAACACAACAATGGCAGAAATAACGGAAACCTACGAGGTCCGGTATGTCAAACTGAGAGGCGAGTTCAGGATTGAAAGACATTCTGTGAAGGTGCGAaaatcaaaaccctaattttgagcCTCCCaagcaaaaaatttaaaatcgtGTGCTCACTGCTCTAATACTGTTGTGATCATGGAGTGAAGCGGAGTCACCTTTCCCGCCAAATAGGTTTTTCATTTTAATCGGGTCAAGTTGGTTTGCCCGACCCGATCAAATTATCGAgctatttggatttaaattcaTTGGGCTCAACCATACCAGCGTATGGTGGGCCCAAATCGGTCGGGCTGGACCCACTCAATTAAGATTGACGATTCTAGATTTGTCCCCTTATTTTTACTTTCTTAACCAATGccattttattaaaaagtcAAATATCATTGTCATGTTTGTTGACGAAATTTCATTTCTTATAAATGCAAATATTGAGAATATGTTTTGGACTATGCAAAAAACTTGTGAGAGGAGCAAAAATTGAGATTCAATAACAGTAGCAAATATATTTCTATTGTATTTTTGACAATATTATATTCTATCACCGAGAAGCAACACAAGAGTTCCTCCAAAAAGATACGCTCCGGTAAACATTGGTCGGAATTCAAGATACTTAATGACATGACGAGTATTGCTAAGGGAAGTTTgtcaaaaatgacaaaagtgtTTGAAGAAGTACTTtgctaagggaaagaatcccacaaaCGATTGAATAAGCTTTGAAATATAAGTATTCTTGGAATTATAGTGGTTCATGTTTTAGTTAGTACAAAAGAAATTCATCAAAATTGAGTTATAAAGTTCGAAAAATCTCCAAGATTTTTGCAGGCCACGTACTACAAAAATAATGAGATTAAGATTTGGTATTTTGCAAAGTTCACACGTGACTACGTGGGGATGCTAATTAATCAATTTAAAgtttttaatgtgtaattaatATACTGTATTTCGAAATAAGTGTGATAACCACGTGTTGATGAAAGTTAAGAACCACGTGTCCTTGATCATGTGATTCAATTTCCACCACCCAATTAATTAGGTCAATTTTATGATTTCAACAACGAAAATTAGTGTATGATGAAATTGTCAAATCAAAACTACCCCACAAATtatagagtgatgctaaatggccataatgtggcagaagttaatttagtccaattaaatgtataaaaaaattagaattaccgatataaacttatatgtgtgtgaatagacttgtgagttgatacttattgtgaaagtgtgtccatgcaaactactggagctcggcttctgagctcggaaatgaagctcggctttgagtccggttgtgatcgagtggtggagcctcggcagctccgagaagagatcaagaaataaagctcggctttgagctagccgagaaaggcagttcggttgatagccgagaaaggcagttcggttgatagccgagaaatgcagttcggttgctaaccaagaatggcagttcggttttagccgagcagcggttataactaactttgggaaatagagttagttggattttatttcttgattgcatcttgtataaatagctcgatagagctcagtagtgagagagcagaattacaccatatacacacactcagAGAGATTAAATCTCAAGATAGCAAGCAGTTGTGAGCGGTAgcgtgtgagtgtgagttcgttgtaattgtaaagagttcgtcaataagattccggtcatcttctccgtggacgtaggtggattatcaccgaaccacgttatatcgtttgcgtgctttatttcctcgttcgtgcgtgtgtgagatcggcggtatcgcgacccaacaagtggcgccgtctgtgggaaacgttGAAACGTTTTCTTGATTGGTTTTCTGGGCGAGTTGAAGTCCGGGAGCTCTGTTGTCTGAGCcgatcttggcgattgcccaccgtTTGTTCGAGAAATGTCCACGGCCAGgtttgaggtggagaagttcaccggcagaaacgattttgggctgtggaggctgaagatgaaggccatcttgatgcagcaaggcctatGGGATGTCTTGAAGGGAAATAGTGATCCTAAAGAGAATCCGGAGGCCGACGAGAAGGAGAAAGGGAGGCTTCAAGACATGCAATACAAGGCCTATAGCACCCTGATCTTAAACTTGACAGATAGGGTGCTTAGAGAGGTTTCCAAGGAGGAGACAGCCGCAGGGGTGtggacaaaacttgagtcattATATATGACCAAGTCCCTTGCAAATCGATTGCATTTGAAGCAGAAACTTCTTGCCTTCAAGTTCTCGGATGGAAGAAGCATTGCTGAGCAGCTTGAGGAGTTCGGAAAATgtattgatgatcttgaaaacatCGATGAGGTAATCAAGGATGAGGACAAAGCCTTGATGTTGCTGAATTCCCTTCCTAAAAGTTTCGAACATTTCAAGGATGCGGTGCTACTTGGAAGAGAGTCCAAGGTTACCTATGAGGAGATTCATTCTGCCCTAAAATTGAAAGAATCACAGAGGATTGATCATCCAACTTCTTCAAGGAAAAATGATCCAGTAGCTGAAAGTTTGTATCTGAAGAAAAGTCAGAACAAGAAAGGCTTCAAGAAAAAGAAACCAAAGAAGGAGAGGGCTGAGGGAGAGAAGGAGACCAGGAGCTGctattattgcaagaaaccgGGCCATTTAAAGAAATCTTGCAATGCTTGGAGAAGGAAGCAAGGGCAAGAGATGGCTGGCAACCTGGAGACTGCTGATCTAGCTCAAGAGGTGGAGGCCAACGAGGCCTTGAATATACACTCAGGAGCAAAGATTGAAGAGTGctggattatggactcgggcTGCTCCTTCCATATATGCTCTCACAAATCCTGGTTTCAAGAATTGTCAGCATGGAGAGGATCAGTGATGCTGGGGAATGATCAGACGTGTGATGTCAAGGGCATTGGGGAGATCAAGCTCAGAATGAAGGGTGGAAGTGTCAAGACTCTCACAGAGGTCAGGTTTATACCACAAATCAAGAGAAACTTGATCTCTCTTGGATTGTTAGAATCAAAGGGGTACAAGTTTGATTCCAGTAATGGGATTCTCAGAGTAACAAAGGGTTCCAGAATCATTATGGAGGCCCAAAGAAAGAATAGCTTGTACTACTTGCTGGGAGAGACAGTGGTTGATGCAGTGAATGTTGCTCAGTCAGAGAATCTTAATATTTGGCATGCTAGGCTGGGACATGTgggtgaaaagggcatcaggCAGCTGGCCAAACGTGGTGTGATGAAGTTAGGTACATCAGAGAAACTGAGTA
This genomic interval from Salvia splendens isolate huo1 chromosome 13, SspV2, whole genome shotgun sequence contains the following:
- the LOC121762051 gene encoding F-box protein At5g51370-like isoform X2; translation: MKSPSSPQVAPILNPNSSPNKNMHDPDEALKHALLKSRPCPFSQSGSTSPYSESEPESDASNHNPLPAATSLLSDELLLKVLDKIHDRKQHITNSLVCRRWCVLSGKLVKSIKLIDREFLESGRLSFRFPNLEDVNLVPACIKSARNSGILLSNKLIEVRLSSGMVENGEGLFVRKGDVFESKEIDIGVAILAEGCKNLTRVVLMNVSEEGLSCLAKECELLQEMELHNCGDFALRGIYNCKNLQILKLNGNVNGVYDSVVSDIGLTILAQGCSRLVKLELVGCEGSYDGIKAIGQCCQMLEELTICDHRMEGGWLSALSYCRNLKSLSFQSCKKIDENPGLDEHLGSCMILEELHLRKCHMQDNQGVKALFVVCRSIRELVLEDCWGLDDSVFAAATIFRSIRSLSLKGCSILTTQGLESVLLSWKELDRLRVVSCNNIKDSEITAELATLFSLLKELKWQPDSRSMLSASLAGTGIGQKGSRSLRWN
- the LOC121762051 gene encoding F-box protein At5g51370-like isoform X1, whose translation is MKSPSSPQVAPILNPNSSPNKNMHDPDEALKHALLKSRPCPFSQSGSTSPYSESEPESDASNHNPLPAATSLLSDELLLKVLDKIHDRKQHITNSLVCRRWCVLSGKLVKSIKLIDREFLESGRLSFRFPNLEDVNLVPACIKSARNSGILLSNKLIEVRLSSGMVENGEGLFVRKGDVFESKEIDIGVAILAEGCKNLTRVVLMNVSEEGLSCLAKECELLQEMELHNCGDFALRGIYNCKNLQILKLNGNVNGVYDSVVSDIGLTILAQGCSRLVKLELVGCEGSYDGIKAIGQCCQMLEELTICDHRMEGGWLSALSYCRNLKSLSFQSCKKIDENPGLDEHLGSCMILEELHLRKCHMQDNQGVKALFVVCRSIRELVLEDCWGLDDSVFAAATIFSRSIRSLSLKGCSILTTQGLESVLLSWKELDRLRVVSCNNIKDSEITAELATLFSLLKELKWQPDSRSMLSASLAGTGIGQKGSRSLRWN